CAATCTCGTTCGTCCAATCATCGATCAACTGCTCGGACCGGCCGTTCCGTTCGAACCGGGGCTCGAGCTGCGGCCAGGCGGGCTGGTGGCAGTTCTCGACGATCTGGTGGTTCGAGCGGAGAACGGGATGCAGGGTTGGCTCGGCGGTGAAAAATTGGCAATCGTGATCTTGGCCCTTGTCGCAATTGTGATCAAGAGCGCCTCTTCCTTCCTCGCGCGATATGCCTCGGCCCGGTTCGGCCTGGCGACGATTCGTGATCTGCGCGAAAGGCTATTTCGTTCAATGCTCGCGCAGAGCCCCGCCTTCTACCACGATCGCTCGACCGCAGGTCTGGTGTCGCGGGCGACCAACGATCTCCAGTTGCTGCGCGAAGCTTTGGCTGAGCGGTTTGGTGATGTCGCTCAGGATCTCGTTACGGTTCCGGCAATCTCGATTTACCTCCTGTCCCTGGACGTTCGGCTTACATTGGTGACGGCCATCGCGACACCACTGTTCTTCGCGCCGGTCGTGCACCTCAGCCGCAGGCTGCGGGTACGCGCCCGTCAAGCTCAGGAACGCACCGAAGAGGTGGCGGTGGTGGTGGACGAAACAACGCGCGGAATTCGTGTCGTCCAGAACTTCGGCATGGTCCACCCGATGATGGATCGCTTTCGCCTTGCAAACCAGGAGCAATATGCTGCCAGCCTCGGAGCTCGCGCAATCCATGCCGCCAATGCGCCGGTCATGGAGGTTGTGGGTGCTGTTGCGGCACTGGGCTTGGCCGTATACGCGGGACTGCAAATCACGGCTGGCACGATGACCCCGGGAGACTTTTCGGCCTTCGTGCTCGGAGCCTACGCGCTGTACAACCCGCTCAAGAGACTCAACAAATTCAATTTCAGTCTGCAACAGGCGGCTGTGGCTTCTTCCAGGGTCTTTGAGGTCATCGATGCAG
This genomic window from Acidobacteriota bacterium contains:
- a CDS encoding ABC transporter ATP-binding protein/permease, translating into MGDFLRVLRLAKKHGMWILLAAVSMIAVAGTTVFAVNLVRPIIDQLLGPAVPFEPGLELRPGGLVAVLDDLVVRAENGMQGWLGGEKLAIVILALVAIVIKSASSFLARYASARFGLATIRDLRERLFRSMLAQSPAFYHDRSTAGLVSRATNDLQLLREALAERFGDVAQDLVTVPAISIYLLSLDVRLTLVTAIATPLFFAPVVHLSRRLRVRARQAQERTEEVAVVVDETTRGIRVVQNFGMVHPMMDRFRLANQEQYAASLGARAIHAANAPVMEVVGAVAALGLAVYAGLQITAGTMTPGDFSAFVLGAYALYNPLKRLNKFNFSLQQAAVASSRVFEVIDAVPAVSSCPGARPVERLDSGVHFSGVGFSYPFRCRVLDALDLSIPFRSTVALVGPSGAGKSTVAQLIPRFIDVGEGAVKVGQHDVRDLDLENLRSRIGFVTQETFLFNDSVRANVVCGRTWVGDEAVERAVRLSGADAYIANLPKGLDTLVGEGGAKLSGGQRQRLAIARAVLSDPDLLILDEATSELDAESEAKIMEALAGNGHDCTILVITHRLAAIRRADHIAVLADGRIAELGTHEELMAANGRYRQMVERLEIT